The proteins below come from a single Pichia kudriavzevii chromosome 2, complete sequence genomic window:
- a CDS encoding uncharacterized protein (PKUD0B09390; similar to Saccharomyces cerevisiae YNR035C (ARC35); ancestral locus Anc_6.351), translating into MLHLEPQNLLIQETFAKALAANYEPCSLDRILTDFDFTTYHISTPQDKTKILLSINIKCWQDLVNYGAMALLEKKYGGYTFIQFLSGSNCEPGYDVSLYIDIEQVQLNDEEKSLLVHELSLLKRNCFAAPFLKAFARYEVLAKENPVDPNNLYGEDSVAASNSNEEVLKLDYRGQETIYIKPSSDRVTVIFSTIFNDETDKIFSKVFLQEFSDARKRSIQKAPQVINSHREVPLEIRHLAPQTDDKTYITFVLFPRHLASDDVKWNTITQIELFRSYFHYHIKIVKCYLHQRMRYRVQSFTKILNRAKREIDEEEYRAERKTASGRRFEVR; encoded by the coding sequence ATGTTGCATTTGGAACCACAAAACCTACTCATCCAAGAAACCTTTGCGAAGGCGCTTGCGGCAAATTACGAACCGTGTAGCCTGGATAGAATTCTCACCGATTTTGACTTTACAACATATCACATCTCGACACCACAGGACAAGACCAAGATACTCTTGtccatcaacatcaaatgCTGGCAAGACTTGGTTAATTATGGGGCAATGGCtttgttggagaagaagtATGGTGGATATACCTTTATCCAATTTCTATCGGGATCTAATTGTGAGCCTGGATATGATGTCTCACTGTACATTGACATTGAACAAGTGCAACTCAATGACGAAGAAAAGAGCCTTTTGGTGCATGAGTTGAGTTTGTTAAAGAGAAACTGCTTTGCAGCACCATTCTTAAAGGCATTTGCAAGATACGAAGTTTTGGCAAAGGAGAACCCAGTAGACCCAAACAATTTGTACGGGGAAGACAGTGTTGCTGCATCCAACAGCAACGAGGAAGTTTTGAAGCTTGACTACCGTGGACAAGAAACTATATACATCAAGCCATCAAGTGACCGAGTAActgttattttttcaacgaTTTTCAATGACGAGACAGATAAGATCTTCTCCAAGGTTTTCCTCCAAGAGTTCAGTGATGCCAGAAAGAGATCTATCCAGAAGGCGCCACAGGTCATCAACTCACATCGTGAGGTGCCATTGGAAATCAGACACTTGGCACCACAAACGGATGATAAGACATACATTAcgtttgttttgtttcctAGACACCTTGCAAGTGACGACGTCAAATGGAATACCATCACCCAGATTGAGCTATTCAGATCCTACTTCCACTACCACATCAAGATTGTCAAATGTTACTTACACCAGAGAATGAGATACAGAGTGCAAAGTTTCACCAAAATCTTGAACAGGGCCAAAAGAGAGATCGACGAAGAGGAATACCGTGCCGAGCGGAAAACTGCCTCTGGTAGAAGGTTCGAGGTGAGATGA